The genomic stretch TTCGCGGGTAAACCCGCTCCTACATTTACGGCGCGTGTCTTGAGACAGGTTGGTTTCTTGGCGCGCGCCTCCCCCCGTAGGAGCGGGTTCACCCGCGAACACCGGCAAAGCCGGTGCCATGTTCCGCGTCGCCTGCTTCGCGGGTAAACCCGCTCCTACATTTACGGCGCATGTCTTGAGACAGGTTGGTTTCTTGGCGCGCGCCTCCCCCCGTAGGAGCGGGTTCACCCGCGAACACCGGCAAAGCCGGTGCCATGCCCCGCGTTGCCTGCTTCGCGGGTAAACCCGCTCCTACAACAGGCCTGCAGCAACCCCTCGGCTTGCGCTAAGATGCCCGTTCACGTCTTTGGAAGTCGCCTGGATGAGCAAACCCGGTCAGATGGTGCTGGTTGCGTTGCGCAAGATGATCGCTTCGGGCGAGCTGGCGGCCGGCGAGCGCTTGATGGAAGTCCCAACCGCTGAACTGTTCGGCGTTTCACGCATGCCGGTGCGCATGGCATTTCGCACCCTCGAACAGGAAGGCCTGCTGGTGCGCTTTGGTGGCCGGGGGTTTCAGGTGCGCTCGGTCAGCGCCGATGACATCGCGGGTGCGGTCGAGGTGCGCGGTGTGCTGGAGGGGTTGGCGGCGCGTCAGGCTGCAGAACGTGGCTTGTCGGTGCAAGCACGCGCTGCGTTGCAACAGTGCCTGGTCGACGGCGATCAGCTGTTCGACAAGGGCTTTGTGAGCGAAGACGACTTGCAGGTCTATCACGACCTGAACATGCGCTTTCATCAGGTGATCATCGACGCCAGCCACAACCCGGCCATTGCCGTTGCCCTGGCGCGCAACGACCACCTGCCATTCGCCTCGGTCACCGCACTGGCGGTGGACCGCCATGATCTGGCTCGCGAATACCGGCGCTTCAACTTCGCCCACATGCAGCACCACGCCGTGTTCGACGCCCTGGTCAACCGCCAGGGTGCCCGCGCCGAAGCGATCATGCGCGAGCACGCCAATGCCACCTTGCGCTATGCCGAAACCTTTGGTGGACCAGCGGCAGACGCGGGCATGAAAGTCATCCTGCCCTCGTCGTAAGCCGAGTCAGATATCCAGCACCAGCAGCGGCGTCTTCGAGCGCGAGCAGCAGGGCGTGAACTGATCGTTCAAGGCCTGCTCCTGTTCGGTGAGAAACAGATCGCGATGGTCCGGTGTACCCTGCAGCACGCGTGTCAGGCAGGTGCCGCAAATACCCTGCTCGCACGACAGGGCGATCTCGATACCGTTCTCTTCCAGCACCTGCACCACGGTCCGGTCGGCTGGCACCTCGAACACCTGGCCCGTGCTGCCCACCTGCACCGAGAAACTGCCGTCGTTGCTGGCATCCACCGGCGCTGCGGCGAAGTACTCGCGGTGCAGGTTGGCCTCCTGCCAGCCCAGCCCCTTCGCACTGTCCAGCACATGCTGCATGAAGCCGCCTGGCCCGCATACATACAGGTGCACATCATCTTGCGGGTTGCCCAGCACCTGGGCGATGTCCAGCGCTGTTTCCGGCTGCTCGTCAAAATGCACGAACAGCCGATCAGCGAACGGCGCACTGCGAATCCGCTCGACAAACGCTGCACGCTCGCTGGAGCGGGCACAGTAGTGCAGCTCGAAGGCATGGCCGCTGTGGGACAGTTGCTCGGCCATGCACAGGATCGGGGTAATGCCGATGCCGCCAGCAAACAGCAAACTGCGCTGCGCCCTCTCGGCCAGCGGGAACAGGTTGCGCGGCGCACTGATACGCAGCCGGGTGCCGGCCTGCACCTGCTCGTGCAGGCTACGTGAACCGCCCCGCGAAGCCGGGTCGTTGAGCACGCCAATCAGGTAGCGATGGCGTTCTGCGGGGTGATTGCACAGCGAGTACTGGCGCACCAGCCCGTCGGGCAGGTGCACGTCGATATGGGCGCCGGCGCTGAACGCCGGCAGCAGGCTGCCATCTGCCGCTGCCAGCTCGAAGCTGCAGATACCCTGAGCTTCATCGTTACGGGATACCACTACGGCATCGATCATGTCGGCTGTTCCTCAGGCAGGGGTGGCGCTGGTGGCGATCAGTTGCGGCTGCGGCGCCCGCTCTTTGGCGATGATCCGCTCCAGCACCTTGCGTGACTGCACGCCGCCGGCATCGATGTTCAGCTTCAGCAAGTTGCGCTCGGGGTAGGCCAGCAGGTTTTGCTGCTGACGTTCGAGCATTTCCAGGTCTTCGCTGAAAATCTTGCCCTGGCCCTCCCGGATGTTGTCGGTCAGGGCCTGGTCGTGCGCAGCGAAGTTGCGCGCCATGCCCCAGAAGTACCAGATCGAGGTATCGCTTTCCGGGGTGATGAAGTCGACCACGATGCTCGACGCCTTGTGCTGCGCATCGGCGTGGTAGCCACCCTTGCCGGCATGCGCCACACCCACTTCGATCAGTACGTGGCTGGGTGGGGTGAAACGGCAGATCTGCCAGCGGTCCACCGGTACATCATCGGCCAGGCCGTTGCCACGCAAGGCCATGCGCCAGAAGGGCGGCGCCATGATGTTTTCCATGTGCCGGGCGGTGACCACTTCGTCGCCGGTGACGGTGGTGACCGGCGGTGCTTCGTCGATCTCCTTCTGGCCAATGCTGGACGCGTGCACGTAGGTTTCATGGGTGAGGTCCATGAGGTTGTCGATCATCAGGCGGTAGTCGCAACCGATGTGGAACAGCCCGCCGCCGTAGGCCCACTCATCATTCACCGCCCATTCCAGATGCGGAATCAGCGCCGGGTCGGCCTGCGCCTGGTCGCCGGGCCAGACCCAGATGAAGCCATAGCGCTCGACAGCCGCAAAGGTCTTGTTGCAGGGGAAACCACGCACCCGCTGCCCCGGCATCGACACGGTCTTGCCGTCGCAACCCATGACCAGACCGTGGTAGCCGCACACCAGGTTGCCGTCCTCGACATAGCCCAACGACAACGGTGCGCCGCGGTGCGGGCAGAAGTCCTCGACGGCGGCCACTTGGTTTTCTTGGGCGCGGTAGAACACGATTTTTTCCCCGCAGATCTGCCGGCCCAGAGGTTTGGTGGCGATCTCATCGGGGGT from Pseudomonas putida encodes the following:
- a CDS encoding Rieske 2Fe-2S domain-containing protein → MYPKNTWYVACTPDEIATKPLGRQICGEKIVFYRAQENQVAAVEDFCPHRGAPLSLGYVEDGNLVCGYHGLVMGCDGKTVSMPGQRVRGFPCNKTFAAVERYGFIWVWPGDQAQADPALIPHLEWAVNDEWAYGGGLFHIGCDYRLMIDNLMDLTHETYVHASSIGQKEIDEAPPVTTVTGDEVVTARHMENIMAPPFWRMALRGNGLADDVPVDRWQICRFTPPSHVLIEVGVAHAGKGGYHADAQHKASSIVVDFITPESDTSIWYFWGMARNFAAHDQALTDNIREGQGKIFSEDLEMLERQQQNLLAYPERNLLKLNIDAGGVQSRKVLERIIAKERAPQPQLIATSATPA
- a CDS encoding 2Fe-2S iron-sulfur cluster binding domain-containing protein — encoded protein: MIDAVVVSRNDEAQGICSFELAAADGSLLPAFSAGAHIDVHLPDGLVRQYSLCNHPAERHRYLIGVLNDPASRGGSRSLHEQVQAGTRLRISAPRNLFPLAERAQRSLLFAGGIGITPILCMAEQLSHSGHAFELHYCARSSERAAFVERIRSAPFADRLFVHFDEQPETALDIAQVLGNPQDDVHLYVCGPGGFMQHVLDSAKGLGWQEANLHREYFAAAPVDASNDGSFSVQVGSTGQVFEVPADRTVVQVLEENGIEIALSCEQGICGTCLTRVLQGTPDHRDLFLTEQEQALNDQFTPCCSRSKTPLLVLDI
- a CDS encoding FCD domain-containing protein produces the protein MSKPGQMVLVALRKMIASGELAAGERLMEVPTAELFGVSRMPVRMAFRTLEQEGLLVRFGGRGFQVRSVSADDIAGAVEVRGVLEGLAARQAAERGLSVQARAALQQCLVDGDQLFDKGFVSEDDLQVYHDLNMRFHQVIIDASHNPAIAVALARNDHLPFASVTALAVDRHDLAREYRRFNFAHMQHHAVFDALVNRQGARAEAIMREHANATLRYAETFGGPAADAGMKVILPSS